A single window of Oreochromis aureus strain Israel breed Guangdong linkage group 7, ZZ_aureus, whole genome shotgun sequence DNA harbors:
- the coq4 gene encoding ubiquinone biosynthesis protein COQ4 homolog, mitochondrial isoform X2, whose amino-acid sequence MWLLIPFRWINRRRHCFTVSKVCVQQLHSSSTEFTNIHYDGLYPGHIPTTAVQKALLSIGSGVAALQNPYRHDMVAVLGETTGHLALIKLRDRMRNDPEGYAVLTERPRIRLSTLDLTKMASLPDGSFGREYLRFLEDNDVTPDSRADVKFVDNEELAYVMQRYREVHDLLHTLLGMPTNMLGEVAVKWFEAAQTGLPMCALGAVLGPLRLNASRLQSLFTSLGPWALQSGRRARCVLSIFYERRWEQSLEDLQRELNIEPPPIIPKAKKKT is encoded by the exons ATGTGGCTGCTGATACCCTTCCGATGGATCAACCGGCGGCGACACTGCTTTACAGTTTCTAAAG tttgtgttcagcagctgcacagcagcagcactgagtTTACAAACATCCACTACGATGGACTGTACCCTGGACATATTCCCACCACCGCCGTTCAAAAAGCTCTCTTGTCCATTGGGTCAGGTGTGGCGGCACTGCAGAACCCCTACAGACATG ACATGGTTGCAGTCCTGGGGGAGACAACGGGACACCTAGCGCTCATAAAGCTCAGGGACAGGATGAGAAATGACCCTGAAGGCTACGCTGTCCTAAC AGAAAGGCCGAGGATCCGGCTGTCTACGCTCGATCTGACAAAGATGGCTTCGCTGCCTGACGGCTCCTTTGGGAGGGAATACCTCAGATTTCTGGAGGACAAT GATGTGACTCCTGACTCAAGAGCAGACGTGAAGTTTGTGGACAACGAGGAGCTAGCTTATGTCATGCAAAGATACAGAGAGGTCCACGACTTACTGCACACCTTACTGGGCATGCCCACTAACATGCTGG GTGAAGTCGCTGTGAAATGGTTTGAAGCTGCTCAGACTGGGCTTCCCATGTGTGCTCTTGGAGCTGTGCTGGGGCCACTACGGCTAAATGCAAG TCGTTTACAGTCACTCTTCACATCTTTGGGCCCATGGGCTCTGCAGAGCGGTCGGCGTGCTCGCTGCGTCCTCAGCATCTTCTACGAGAGGCGCTGGGAACAGAGCCTCGAGGACCTCCAGCGAGAGCTCAACATTGAGCCACCTCCCATCATACCAAAGGCTAAGAAGAAGACCTGA
- the coq4 gene encoding ubiquinone biosynthesis protein COQ4 homolog, mitochondrial isoform X1, whose product MWLLIPFRWINRRRHCFTVSKVVCVQQLHSSSTEFTNIHYDGLYPGHIPTTAVQKALLSIGSGVAALQNPYRHDMVAVLGETTGHLALIKLRDRMRNDPEGYAVLTERPRIRLSTLDLTKMASLPDGSFGREYLRFLEDNDVTPDSRADVKFVDNEELAYVMQRYREVHDLLHTLLGMPTNMLGEVAVKWFEAAQTGLPMCALGAVLGPLRLNASRLQSLFTSLGPWALQSGRRARCVLSIFYERRWEQSLEDLQRELNIEPPPIIPKAKKKT is encoded by the exons ATGTGGCTGCTGATACCCTTCCGATGGATCAACCGGCGGCGACACTGCTTTACAGTTTCTAAAG tagtttgtgttcagcagctgcacagcagcagcactgagtTTACAAACATCCACTACGATGGACTGTACCCTGGACATATTCCCACCACCGCCGTTCAAAAAGCTCTCTTGTCCATTGGGTCAGGTGTGGCGGCACTGCAGAACCCCTACAGACATG ACATGGTTGCAGTCCTGGGGGAGACAACGGGACACCTAGCGCTCATAAAGCTCAGGGACAGGATGAGAAATGACCCTGAAGGCTACGCTGTCCTAAC AGAAAGGCCGAGGATCCGGCTGTCTACGCTCGATCTGACAAAGATGGCTTCGCTGCCTGACGGCTCCTTTGGGAGGGAATACCTCAGATTTCTGGAGGACAAT GATGTGACTCCTGACTCAAGAGCAGACGTGAAGTTTGTGGACAACGAGGAGCTAGCTTATGTCATGCAAAGATACAGAGAGGTCCACGACTTACTGCACACCTTACTGGGCATGCCCACTAACATGCTGG GTGAAGTCGCTGTGAAATGGTTTGAAGCTGCTCAGACTGGGCTTCCCATGTGTGCTCTTGGAGCTGTGCTGGGGCCACTACGGCTAAATGCAAG TCGTTTACAGTCACTCTTCACATCTTTGGGCCCATGGGCTCTGCAGAGCGGTCGGCGTGCTCGCTGCGTCCTCAGCATCTTCTACGAGAGGCGCTGGGAACAGAGCCTCGAGGACCTCCAGCGAGAGCTCAACATTGAGCCACCTCCCATCATACCAAAGGCTAAGAAGAAGACCTGA